In Brienomyrus brachyistius isolate T26 chromosome 3, BBRACH_0.4, whole genome shotgun sequence, the following proteins share a genomic window:
- the LOC125739425 gene encoding cytochrome c oxidase assembly protein COX15 homolog produces MSLPFLRAVVSRQCCRPTLKGLSLQRLLQSGRSSVTAQVLPAAASVPNAATNRIVGRWLVGCSGLVVGAVVLGGVTRLTESGLSMVDWHLVKEMKPPQTDAEWEAEFQKYQQYPEFKILNHNMTLSEFKAIFYMEWGHRMWGRLVGLAYILPMVYFWRRGYFTRSMKGCVLGLSGLVTFQGLLGWYMVKSGLEDKPESYDVPRVSQYRLAAHLGSALLLYCASLWTGLSLLLPAQKLPDSRHLSMLRRFARGTGGLVFLTALSGAFVAGLDAGLVYNSFPKMADRWIPDDLLAFSPMLRNFFENPTTVQFDHRVLGIATVAAITGLYLFSRKLLLPRRAKMALSCLLAVAYAQVGLGISTLLLYVPTPLAVTHQSGSLALLTLAIWVLAELRKVAK; encoded by the exons ATGTCTCTTCCATTTTTGCGAGCGGTTGTGTCACGTCAATGTTGCCGACCTACCTTGAAGGGTCTGTCGCTGCAG CGTCTTCTTCAAAGCGGACGCTCCTCCGTGACAGCCCAGGTTCTGCCAGCGGCTGCTTCGGTGCCCAACGCAGCCACTAATCGCATTGTCGGGAGATGGCTGGTGGGTTGCAGCGGCTTGGTGGTTGGAGCCGTGGTCCTTGGTGGAGTCACCAG GCTGACCGAATCAGGTCTGTCCATGGTGGACTGGCACCTGGTCAAAGAGATGAAACCCCCACAGACAGATGCTGAGTGGGAAGCAGAGTTCCAGAAGTACCAGCAGTACCCAGAGTTTAAAAT ACTGAACCATAACATGACCCTATCAGAGTTCAAGGCCATCTTCTACATGGAGTGGGGACATCGCATGTGGGGCCGGCTGGTGGGGCTGGCCTACATTCTGCCCATGGTGTATTTCTGGAGGAGGGGCTACTTCACACGCTCCATGAAGGGATGCGTACTGGGTCTCTCCGGTCTGGTCACATTCCAG GGCCTGCTCGGCTGGTACATGGTAAAGAGTGGCTTGGAGGATAAACCGGAGTCCTACGACGTGCCACGTGTAAGCCAGTACCGACTAGCTGCTCATCTGGGCTCAGCGCTCCTGCTGTACTGTGCCAGCCTCTGGACGGGGCTGTCCCTGCTGTTGCCCGCACAGAAG CTGCCAGACTCACGCCATCTTTCCATGCTCCGTCGGTTCGCCCGTGGGACAGGAGGGCTGGTCTTCCTCACAGCCCTCTCAG GGGCATTTGTGGCTGGCCTGGATGCTGGCCTGGTCTACAACTCCTTCCCCAAGATGGCTGATCGCTGGATCCCCGACGACCTGCTGGCCTTCTCCCCCATGCTCAGGAACTTCTTTGAGAACCCCACCACAGTGCAGTTTGACCACCGTGTCTTG GGCATCGCCACGGTGGCAGCCATCACGGGTCTCTACTTATTCTCCAGGAAGCTGCTTCTGCCCCGAAGGGCTAAGATGGCCCTCAGCTGCCTGCTAGCCGTGGCCTACGCCCAG GTTGGTTTGGGCATCAGCACCCTGCTCCTGTATGTGCCCACACCTCTGGCAGTGACTCACCAGTCCGGCTCGCTGGCATTGCTGACGCTGGCCATCTGGGTCCTTGCCGAGCTGCGTAAGGTGGCCAAGTGA